A single Mixta calida DNA region contains:
- the creA gene encoding protein CreA: MIIKKLLIITMATLFTASVGAEEIGSVDTVFKMFGPDHKIVVEAFDDPDVQNVTCYISRAKTGGIKGGLGLAEDTSDAAISCQQVGPVTLSDRIAQGKAQGETVFRKRTSLLFKKLQVVRFYDQKRNALIYLSYSDKVVEGSPKNALSAVPIMPWGR, translated from the coding sequence ATGATAATAAAAAAATTGTTAATAATTACAATGGCGACTTTGTTTACCGCCAGCGTCGGCGCTGAAGAGATCGGTTCGGTGGATACCGTCTTTAAGATGTTTGGCCCGGATCATAAGATCGTGGTTGAAGCGTTTGACGACCCGGATGTGCAAAACGTGACCTGCTATATCAGCCGGGCAAAGACGGGCGGGATTAAAGGCGGGCTGGGGCTGGCGGAAGATACTTCCGACGCGGCGATCTCCTGTCAGCAGGTGGGACCGGTTACGCTTAGCGACCGCATCGCGCAGGGAAAAGCGCAGGGCGAAACGGTGTTCCGCAAGCGAACCTCGCTGCTGTTTAAGAAGCTGCAGGTGGTGCGTTTTTATGACCAGAAACGCAATGCGCTGATCTATCTCTCATATTCGGATAAGGTGGTGGAAGGTTCGCCGAAGAATGCATTGAGCGCCGTGCCGATTATGCCGTGGGGACGCTAA
- a CDS encoding tRNA/rRNA methyltransferase translates to MRFPLILVSPARPENIGAAARAMKTMGFSELRIVQSDAWRQPAARIVAHGAGEIIDNIQHYSSLSAALADIDFSVATTARSRAKFRYYATPQQVETILREKQQWVGSMALVFGREDSGLTNDELAQVDLLTGIPMANDYPSLNLGQAVMVYCYQLSALMQVAPAVPALADGQQLDALRQRVTALLERLNVADDEKLADWLQQRIGLLEQRDSAMLHRLLHDIEKNL, encoded by the coding sequence ATGCGTTTTCCGCTTATTCTTGTTTCTCCCGCCCGTCCGGAAAATATCGGCGCCGCCGCGCGCGCGATGAAAACTATGGGTTTTTCTGAGTTGCGCATTGTGCAAAGCGATGCCTGGCGGCAGCCTGCGGCGCGCATTGTGGCGCATGGGGCAGGCGAGATTATTGATAATATTCAACATTACTCCTCGCTTTCCGCTGCGCTGGCGGATATCGATTTTTCCGTCGCCACTACCGCGCGCAGCCGTGCGAAATTCCGCTATTACGCCACGCCGCAGCAGGTAGAAACTATTCTGCGTGAAAAACAGCAGTGGGTGGGCAGCATGGCGCTGGTGTTTGGCCGGGAGGATAGCGGGCTGACCAACGACGAGCTGGCGCAGGTGGATCTGTTGACCGGCATTCCAATGGCGAACGACTATCCTTCGCTGAATCTGGGGCAGGCGGTAATGGTGTACTGCTATCAACTCTCTGCGTTGATGCAGGTAGCGCCTGCGGTGCCTGCGTTGGCGGACGGCCAGCAGCTGGACGCGCTGCGCCAGCGTGTGACGGCGTTGCTGGAGCGGCTGAATGTCGCCGACGATGAAAAACTGGCGGACTGGCTCCAGCAGCGCATCGGGCTACTGGAGCAGCGCGACAGCGCGATGCTCCACCGGTTGTTGCACGATATTGAAAAAAATCTTTAG
- the robA gene encoding MDR efflux pump AcrAB transcriptional activator RobA: protein MDQAGIIRDLLVWLESHLDQPLSLDNVAAKAGYSKWHLQRMFKEVTGHAIGAYIRARRLSKAAVALRLTSRPILDIALQYRFDSQQTFTRAFKKQFAQTPAWYRRASEWNAYGLRPPIRLDDMPLPEAHYVTLPETVLIGQTQSYTCTLEQISRYRDEMRVHFWQQFLLETDTVPPVLYGLHQVRPSQEKDDEQEILYTTAVPSEQLAKTMQSGQTVLLEGGDYVQFNYEGPRSQLQDFILMLYGTCMPTLQLTRRQGQDIERFYTHGGKKRAEPPKEIRCEYLIPIVRRTAD, encoded by the coding sequence ATGGACCAAGCTGGTATCATTCGCGATTTGCTTGTCTGGCTGGAGAGCCATCTCGATCAGCCGCTGTCACTGGATAACGTGGCGGCGAAAGCGGGTTACTCCAAATGGCATCTGCAAAGAATGTTCAAAGAAGTGACCGGTCATGCGATTGGCGCTTATATTCGCGCCCGACGCCTGTCGAAAGCGGCGGTGGCGCTGCGGCTGACCAGCCGTCCTATTCTCGATATCGCGTTACAGTACCGCTTCGATTCACAGCAGACTTTTACGCGCGCCTTTAAAAAGCAGTTTGCTCAAACGCCCGCCTGGTATCGTCGCGCTTCCGAATGGAACGCTTACGGCCTGCGCCCGCCGATTCGCCTGGATGATATGCCGCTGCCTGAAGCGCACTATGTGACGCTGCCGGAAACGGTGCTGATAGGGCAAACCCAGAGCTATACCTGTACGCTGGAGCAAATTTCCCGCTACCGCGACGAGATGCGCGTCCATTTTTGGCAGCAGTTCCTGCTGGAAACCGACACCGTGCCGCCCGTGCTGTACGGCCTGCATCAGGTGCGGCCGAGCCAGGAAAAGGATGACGAGCAAGAGATCCTTTACACTACCGCCGTGCCGTCTGAGCAGCTGGCGAAAACCATGCAGTCGGGGCAGACCGTTCTGCTGGAAGGCGGCGATTACGTACAGTTTAATTACGAAGGTCCGCGCAGTCAGCTGCAGGATTTCATTCTGATGCTGTATGGCACCTGTATGCCGACGTTACAGCTAACGCGTCGCCAGGGTCAGGATATCGAGCGCTTTTACACGCACGGCGGCAAAAAGCGCGCCGAGCCGCCGAAAGAGATCCGCTGCGAATACCTGATTCCCATCGTTCGTCGCACCGCCGACTGA
- the arcA gene encoding two-component system response regulator ArcA has protein sequence MQIPHILIVEDELVTRNTLKSIFEAEGYEVFEATDGAEMHQVLTDNDINLVIMDINLPGKNGLLLARELREQANVALMFLTGRDNEVDKILGLEIGADDYITKPFNPRELTIRARNLLSRTMNLSATSEERKQVESYKFNGWELDINSRSLISPNGEQYKLPRSEFRAMLHFCENPGKIQTRADLLKKMTGRELKPHDRTVDVTIRRIRKHFESTPDTPEIIATIHGEGYRFCGDLQE, from the coding sequence ATGCAGATCCCGCATATTCTTATCGTTGAAGATGAACTAGTCACGCGCAACACTCTAAAGAGCATCTTTGAAGCTGAAGGCTACGAAGTGTTCGAAGCGACGGATGGCGCAGAGATGCATCAGGTATTGACCGATAACGATATTAATCTGGTGATTATGGACATTAATCTGCCAGGTAAAAATGGTCTGTTACTGGCGCGTGAGCTACGCGAACAGGCAAATGTCGCACTGATGTTTTTAACCGGCCGCGACAATGAAGTGGATAAAATTCTTGGCCTGGAAATTGGCGCAGATGACTATATCACCAAGCCATTCAACCCACGTGAATTAACCATTCGCGCGCGCAATCTGCTTTCCCGCACTATGAACCTCTCCGCCACCAGCGAAGAGCGCAAGCAGGTCGAAAGCTATAAGTTTAATGGCTGGGAGCTGGACATCAACAGCCGCTCTCTGATCAGCCCGAACGGCGAGCAGTATAAGCTGCCGCGCAGCGAGTTCCGCGCCATGCTGCACTTCTGCGAGAACCCGGGCAAGATTCAAACCCGCGCCGACCTGCTGAAAAAAATGACCGGCCGCGAGCTGAAGCCGCACGATCGTACGGTTGACGTGACTATCCGTCGTATTCGCAAACATTTCGAATCGACGCCGGATACGCCGGAAATTATCGCCACTATTCATGGCGAAGGGTACCGGTTCTGCGGCGACCTGCAGGAATAA